GCCGCTCCGAAATCGGCGGGGCTGCTTGCTCGGGCGCCAGCGTGCCCTCCAACACCTCTTCGTAGAGCGCTTCCTCCGACCGCTGGACCAGCACCGCTCGCGCCTGCGGCAGCGACGGCTCGGCTTGCGAAGGGCGCGATTTGCGCAGGCTCCACTGGATGAGAACGCCGATGAATGCGAGCCCACTCCCCAGGACGAGCGCAATCACGATGATGGCGACAGTGTTGAGATCGAGCGACAACATTTCCGGTAGCGCCGTTTAAACCGCCGGCGCATAGACACAATAACAGCCGCCGGATCGATCCGAAACCGCAGACCAAGGCGCGGGCGCAACCGATGAGGCTCGATCAGTGGTCGAGTGACGGCGACAACGACTATAAGATGAGTATCCCGAGTAACACTTCGGATACATAGGAGCGCTCGATGGGCAAGCTCGATGGAAAGGTCGTAATTGTGACCGGCGCTAGTCGCGGAATCGGAAAGGCCATCTCCGAGTTGTTCGCGCGCGAGGGCGGCAGGATCATCTGCTCCGCGCGCACCCTCAAAGAAGGCGACCATCCGCTCGAGGGGTCGCTGGAAAGCACCGTCGCTGGAATCCGGAAGGCGGGAGGCGAAGCTACTGCCGTGACCTGCGATGTGTCCGCGGAGGCCGAGTGCGAGAGATTGGTCGCGGACGCGAAGAAGATTTACGGTCCCTGCGATGTGCTGGTGAATAACGCCGCGCTGACCTACTTCATTCTGGTTAAGGATTTTCCTCCAAAACGCTGGCTGCGATCGTTCCAGGTCAACTTGCACGCGCCCTTCATGCTCAGCCGGCTAGTGTTGCAGGACATGATGCCGCGCAAGTCGGGTGCGATCCTGAATATCTCCTCGGGCGCGGCAATCGGTCCCGGCCGTGGTCCATACAAGAAGGACGAGTTCATGCCGGGCGCGGTGTGCTATGGCGCCGAGAAGGCCGCACTCGAGCGGATGACCCAGGGACTCGCTGCGGAGGTATTCGAGGATGGCATTTCGGTAACCT
The window above is part of the Candidatus Binataceae bacterium genome. Proteins encoded here:
- a CDS encoding SDR family NAD(P)-dependent oxidoreductase, which produces MGKLDGKVVIVTGASRGIGKAISELFAREGGRIICSARTLKEGDHPLEGSLESTVAGIRKAGGEATAVTCDVSAEAECERLVADAKKIYGPCDVLVNNAALTYFILVKDFPPKRWLRSFQVNLHAPFMLSRLVLQDMMPRKSGAILNISSGAAIGPGRGPYKKDEFMPGAVCYGAEKAALERMTQGLAAEVFEDGISVTCLSPSEVVATPGTLYHHLVETMQDGEPIEYMSRAALLLVTEPVNKISGRVTYSQELLKEYGLIARGTGIGFDRKGSGYSQI